In the Leptotrichia sp. oral taxon 212 genome, one interval contains:
- a CDS encoding glycosyltransferase family 32 protein has protein sequence MMAQIPKRLHYVWIGNDEKPEIFHKCLKSWQEKLPDYEIVEINEKNFDLKNHIERNSFLRECYKRKLWAYIADYVRIHYLYENGGIYLDTDMEILKDFSSLFDNENIEFFTGYESDDGIGMGLFGVAAKSEFLKKMINFYDNEIYSSPLFTLPQITKYILKNYFMCDFSKDEIKDEKNGIYVYRKEYFYPFLPKQKFSESMLTGNTYAIHWWHHSWKGSRPFLFLKTKHLKGIKKYIKKLGIYFQIIRDDFRNQKVKN, from the coding sequence ATGATGGCACAGATACCTAAAAGGCTTCATTATGTCTGGATAGGGAATGATGAAAAGCCTGAGATTTTTCACAAGTGTCTGAAATCCTGGCAGGAAAAATTGCCGGATTATGAAATTGTTGAAATAAATGAGAAAAATTTTGATTTAAAAAATCATATAGAAAGAAACAGTTTTTTAAGGGAATGCTATAAAAGAAAACTTTGGGCATATATTGCCGATTATGTGAGAATTCATTATTTATATGAAAATGGCGGAATATATCTGGATACGGATATGGAAATACTGAAGGATTTTTCTTCGCTGTTTGACAATGAAAATATAGAATTTTTTACAGGATATGAAAGTGATGACGGAATAGGAATGGGACTTTTCGGAGTTGCCGCTAAAAGCGAATTTCTGAAAAAAATGATAAATTTTTATGATAACGAAATATATTCAAGTCCTTTATTTACTTTGCCGCAAATAACAAAGTACATACTTAAGAATTATTTTATGTGTGATTTTTCAAAAGATGAAATAAAAGATGAGAAAAATGGAATATACGTGTATAGAAAGGAATACTTCTATCCTTTCCTGCCAAAACAGAAATTCAGTGAAAGCATGTTAACCGGTAATACATATGCAATTCACTGGTGGCATCATTCATGGAAGGGAAGCAGACCGTTTTTATTTCTGAAAACAAAACATCTCAAGGGAATAAAGAAATATATAAAGAAATTAGGAATATATTTTCAGATAATAAGAGATGATTTTAGAAACCAGAAGGTAAAAAATTAG
- a CDS encoding glycosyltransferase, which produces MKLSIIIPVYNTEEYIRQCIDSVMNIKNIETEIIAVNDGSTDRTKDILEEYTENHDRIKVITQENQGASAARNTGIKASTGDYIYFLDSDDWVDTVSFEKIIRQLEDDYKSGEKTDIVVGKEKAYSEFTKEEVLDERIPRELIGKTVSGKEYMIKSIKGKFWNVRLPIYLYSRKLLMDNGIYFPTGRRSNEDEVFSIDVFYHAEKLKIIDEIFGNYRARSGSIMSVLNITHAEDIFENAKELLERYRDEKDSETKEIIFYMIKRYYKSSMKKAVQCGRNDVFKKIYRQFRKDCRDYLFKIKSKKFENVELYILYYTGGVYYTGGNFLKKCRNKFKAKRG; this is translated from the coding sequence ATGAAGTTAAGTATTATAATACCTGTATATAATACAGAAGAATATATAAGACAATGTATTGACAGTGTGATGAACATAAAAAACATTGAAACTGAGATAATAGCAGTGAATGACGGTTCTACTGACAGGACAAAGGATATACTTGAAGAATATACTGAAAATCATGATAGAATAAAAGTCATAACGCAGGAAAATCAGGGTGCAAGTGCAGCCAGAAATACAGGAATCAAGGCGAGCACAGGGGACTACATATATTTTCTCGACAGTGATGACTGGGTTGATACGGTTTCATTTGAGAAAATAATAAGGCAGCTTGAAGATGACTATAAAAGCGGAGAAAAAACAGATATCGTAGTAGGAAAGGAAAAAGCCTACAGTGAATTCACAAAGGAAGAAGTTCTGGATGAGAGAATTCCAAGGGAACTTATCGGTAAGACAGTTTCAGGAAAAGAATATATGATAAAATCAATAAAGGGAAAATTCTGGAATGTAAGACTTCCGATATATCTGTACAGCAGAAAGCTGCTTATGGACAACGGTATTTATTTTCCTACAGGAAGAAGATCCAATGAAGATGAAGTGTTTTCAATAGATGTGTTCTATCATGCAGAAAAGCTTAAAATAATAGATGAAATATTTGGAAATTACAGGGCCAGAAGTGGAAGCATAATGTCGGTTCTGAATATAACCCATGCAGAAGATATTTTTGAAAATGCAAAGGAGCTTCTTGAAAGATACAGGGATGAAAAAGATTCTGAAACAAAAGAGATAATATTCTACATGATAAAGAGATACTATAAAAGTTCAATGAAAAAAGCTGTACAGTGTGGAAGAAATGATGTGTTTAAGAAGATATACAGGCAGTTCAGGAAAGACTGCAGAGATTATCTTTTCAAGATAAAATCAAAAAAGTTTGAAAATGTGGAGCTGTATATACTGTACTATACAGGAGGAGTGTATTATACAGGAGGAAATTTCCTGAAAAAATGTAGGAATAAGTTTAAAGCGAAGAGAGGATAA